Sequence from the Torulaspora globosa chromosome 4, complete sequence genome:
AGCAATTAGCCCTGTGCCATATACTCAGCGAAGCCTTGAAGTGAAGCAGCTCATTGAACCTTTAACTGGTTAAGCATAAGCGTGTTCGTCAATAGTGATTAGTAATAGCCATACTCAAAGAAGGACGGCGGCTAATATGCTAATGTAGACTTAGAGTCGAGATGAGTTTAAACTTGGTCTACGACTGAGATTGGTATCAATGACGGCTCCACAGGCGGTAAGTTCAGTTGCTTTGGTCAAGATAAAAGTGGAAAATCCGGCCGAGCCGGTTTCTCTCCCACCAGCGGAGTTCTACGATAGCATAACCTCTAGCAAAGTAGCAGATTCTCCTAGCTGCTGCTTTATATTGTACTGTATGAATAAGGTTCAGTTGGAGGTTGAGGTGGAAAACGGCAATGACAATCCgtttgagcttttcaagGATTGCTATAAGCGTATCAAGAGAATGAGACGTGGCCAACAACTGCAGAGGTATTTCTCGGTAAGCAGCTTGAGGAGCCCCCTCGCGCAAGATTTGGGAGATCCCTGGGATGGGACGACCGTACTGAAAAGTGAGAGCGACGGCCAAGTGCCGGCAGCCTCAGAGATGTCGATTTACCCACAGATTCTGAGGTTCCACAGGTTTAACTCTCCGATAGACACCGAGAAGCACTTGAAAGCGTATCTTATTCGTTTCCAGTTGGTCCTGGAGAAGTTCAGCTCAGGTAATTTGTGTCAGCTCTATGTCAACTGGCTGAAATTGATCGAGTCGTATGTGGAACTGGTCTTTCGTGACCTTATAGTCAAGTGGTGCCAATATCTACATTCGATACGAGCTGCTGGCCAGCGGCGCAGCATGAAGGCTTCATTGGAGACGCTGTTGCCTAAAATCTGCAATCGATTTTGGAGGCTATACTTTGCGTTTCACCATTGCATACGTAAATCCATTGGATCTCTTACTACCCTCCTGTCGAGACGTGCAGCCACCCTTAATCCAAAGTCACATCAAAAGACCGGCTCTAAAACGACGTTCGGATTATGGCTAGATTCAATCAACGGAATATTGATTTTCGGTAATGGTATAGTGTCTCCTGCTGCGGACGCTGACTCACAGGGCGCGCATGTGGCTCCTGTTTGCGGTATCTGTCTGGATACGGTGGCCCCGGATACCACTACAAAGAGGCTGATTTTGTTCCTGAATTTCGCCATCGTAGAATGCTTCATAAATGAAATCGATTAAAGGAGTCATATGGCATTGCGATGTCCGCTTTTTCGGTTTAAACGAGTTTTGTTTTCGCCATTCGCATCGCTTTGCCTAACCCTAAACGACACGTTTCTGACTGCCCATCTCGTTGCTACGATATAAGTTCGCTTTAGAACCATTAATGTGGGACGATCCATACCACCCGCCGACTGATTGATAGGGACAAGAAGTAAAGGAATTCCCATTCGATGCCATCCAAACTCAATCCGAGGACGAAAGATGTGGAGTTCGGGGGAAGCCTGGGCGCGATAGCGATATCGGTAGGTTTACCGATTCTAACGATCATCCTTAATCAGATGGTGAGGCCCGACTATTATATCAAGGGCTTCTTCAGTAATTTCCATCTAGCTGAGTTGTGGAACGGAATAAAACCTTCAAACTATTATTTCACCAGATTCGATCTCTGGACATACTACACTACTTGGCACGTTGTACTGGCTGTTCTAGATGTCATACTACCGGGCAAAAGGATGAATGGCGTTGAGCTGAGAGATGGAACTAAACTGCCTTACAAGATCAATGGTATTGCAGTTTCCGCAGCAATGGTCTTGGTCCTGGCCTTTAGATGGCAATTGACTAAAGGCCAATTGCCAGAATTGCAGTTCCTGTATGAGAACCACGTTGACTTGTGCATCATCACTATCCTTTTCGCACTGCTTCTTTCCTTTTATTGTTACATTGCAAGTTTCGTTCCACTGTTTCGTAAGAATGGTTGCAAGACAAATGAAAAGATACTAGCCTTGGGCGGTAATACTGGGAATCCCATTTATGATTGGTTCATCGGCAGAGAATTGAACCCCAGAATTGGACCTTTGGATATAAAGATGTTTTGCGAATTGAGGCCCGGTATGTTGCTGTGGTTACTCATTAATTTATCCTGTCTCCATCACCACTACTTGAAGACCGGTGAGCTGAATAATGCCTTGCTGCTGGTGAACCTGTTGCAAGGTTTCTATATTTTTGACGGTGTCCTAAACGAAGAAGGCGTGTTGACAATGATGGACATCACTACTGATGGATTCGGGTTCATGTTAGCCTTCGGTGATCTTACATTGGTACCCTTCACTTATTGCTTACAAGCACGTTATCTGAGTGTCTCACCAATCACGCTTAGTAACTACCAGCTGATGATCATCCTCGGGCTCATGACTTTGGGATTTTATATTTTCCGTGCAGCCAATAAGCAGAAATCGGACTTCCGGCAAGGCAAACTGCCACACTTGAAGAGCATAGCCACCAAGCGCGGTACCAGGCTACTATGCGATGGATGGTGGGCCAAGTCGCAACACATCAATTATTTTGGTGACTGGCTGGTATCATTAAGTTGGTGCTTGACCACCTGGTTCCAGACGCCGCTGACTTACTATTATTCCGCCTATTTTGCTGCATTGCTCATTCACCGCCAACAGAGAGACGAGCACAAGTGCCGCGAAAAGTACCAGGCAAGCTGGCAAGAATACGAGAAGCAAGTTCCATATAAGATTGTTCCTTATGTATACTGAATAGCTTCTTGCACAAGTTCAATCTAATATTCTATGTATTGTGATGCGGAAATGCTATGTGACCAGACCCTGCCTCCCTAGGAGTCCTGCAAGTCTTTCGAGTGTTCTCTGATCAGCGTGGGCTGGTACGCCAGGAGGATCCCGTGGATCTCGGGATAAAATTCAGTCCTGACAAGCTGCTCAAACTCCTTGAAATCCTGATATCTAATCTCAAACTCCGTTTCGTCATGCATGAACTCTGGTATGTCCAACGATCCAGAGGCTAACTCATCTTCGCTTTCAAGTTGCAAGATCTTTATCGCAAGCGTTAGTTGCAGATCGAAATAGCAAATCGGTTTCCCCTTCCTTTGCGATACGTTAGAGTCACCGGAAACACTAGTCACTCTGGTGAGCATAATCTTGTGTTTCCCATCTTCAGAGATGATTTGCAGATCGGACAACTTCTGCTCAAAATATTCTTTTGTCCACGGTAAGGTATTCTTATCGACCCAATGCCAATTGTTTGGATTCAATACCACCATGATTTCAAAACCCTCAACTACTTATCCTGCCAAAAATGTATGGCCATCCTTCAAGGCTAAACTCATCAAAGCTCATTATATCTGGCAACTCGCTAGAAGGCCAGCCAGTCTAAGAAACTTCTGGAATCTTTTTTCCACCGGTTAAATACTGTGTCACGTGATGCCTCTATCGCTTAGCAGCCGGCAGCGACGTTCTGACCATCTTGACGTCGGCAGGCAGGTACTTGATCGAGTCCAGCCAGGGGAATTGCAACGGCGCGACTCGGGCTTTAACCTGTTTGACGAAGTTTTCGTTGATCTTGCCGTTGCAGCGCACCATGAGCAGCCCGTCCTTGCACTCAAGAGGAGATTGCGCAATGGCGGCCCTGATCTGCGGCAGCGCGCCCCGCGCCAATTGCACCAGCGTCACCTCCCCCGCGTACATGTAGCACAGCAGCGGTATCTGTTGCAACAGCACCGACGATACTCCAGAATCCTTAACGCAGACGTACAAAATGACCTCCTCTTTAGCACCCACCGTACCGTCGAGGCGTCTGACGATCTCGTTGAAATCCGTGACGATGTCCCAGGGCCACTCCTGCGGCGGAACGTCTGCAAATTGCCGTACCTTGCTCAGTATGGTAGtctccagcagctcccAGACGATCGGTTGCTCTTCGACGTGCGGCCACATGTGACCCTCATTGGTGAACGGATTGTCCAAAATCGGCCTGTAtatctgcttcttcttgctgatcttcttgtctGCAGCCCTCAATGACATCGCTGGCACGCGCTCTGCACCGTTCGCCTTCTCGTCAGcctttctttctcttggTCGGAcaacttttcagcttgtttGAGTGCGGATTACCCGGCGGCGCAtttgctcatcgcttcaTAAGGGGATCTATCCTGAAAGAACAACAACAAACACAGCACTCACCAGTACAAACGCCGCCCTCTGAACGAAACGGTTTTGAAACCTCAGAGTATCAACCGCAACCGCTGCAACGCTTACTGGCGGGACTGGCCGGTAAAGAGCATAACCAgacctcggcggctatcTGAAACACTTCAACCAGCCGCTACTGAGCGAACAGCCCACATTCTCCTGTCAATGCTGCGCTTCGTAAGCATACCAACCTCTGTCATACACTCGGCCCATTTCGTGGTTTCAGCCCTCTGTTTTGGTCTTTCATTCTCTGTTTGGTAAACAACGCAAAAAAATTTTAAGTCGCTCGCGTCTTGGCGGGCGGCGAGATCTATTTTGAGAACCGAGTTTAAAGTGTCGTGTGTGGTGACAATAATACGCTGTTTCAACGAGCACCTGCTCATGAATGCCAGTGAGAGTCGAGGTTAAAGGTTTTTGATCTCTCGAAGGCCATTATCTGGTTAGTTTGTTTGTGAGTGTGTGATCTGTGTTGGTGAGTGTTGCAAATGTATGATGGTGATAGCATGACGGTCGGTAGGCTGTGGTCGGCCGGGTGGCTACTGTTGTTATGCAGCGGGATGTGGGCCAGAGGAGTCGAGGGCGCGGTATTCAATGAACAGGGTTGCTACAGTGCTACGGATCTGCTGAACGCAGGTCTTACGTTTCAGGGGACGTACCAATGGCAGTCTGTGTCGTATTGCCAGGAGCATTGCGGGGACGCCGCTGTGGTAGCGCTGTCTAACGGAGACGGGTGCTACTGTGGAAactctgcttcttttttGTCGTCTTTGAAGACCACTGATGGCTGCGATACGAAATGCGCAGGTTGGCCTTACCAGACGTGCGGTGGCAGCTCCGCGATGGACGTTTATGTCAATGCCAAATATCAGTCCGCTTTGACGTCGTCGCCGTCGTCAAGCGCATCCAGTTCCAGTACCAGCACGAGTTCCGCTTCAAGTTCCacgtcttcttccagcCCAAGCACTAGCTCTAGCGCAACCGCCTCGTCGTCgagctcttcgagctctACATCAAGTacaagttcaagttcaagcacAAGCACAAGCACAAGCACAAGCACAAGCACAAGCTCGagctcaagttcaagttcaagttcaagttcaagctcAAGCTCAAGCTCCAGTTCAagctcaagttcaagctcGAGCTCGAGTTCCATAACTTCCAcatcttcaacttcttcaacttcttcctcgtcaatTACTGCAAACCCGTCGACATCCATTCAGTACACGACCCACATTGTTACAACTTCAGTGTCCACGGACTCAAACCAACAGCCGCAGACTGTGTACATCACTACAACATCAATGGCCAGCGAACCGTCATCGTCGAGCTCCAGTGACCCGAATAGCCTTTCTGCAGTTGGTAAGGGCTCTAAGGGCAAGAACGGCCTGAGCGGTGGAGCCATCGCCGGTATAGTCGTTGGTGTGCTAGTCGGCGTCGCTATTCTGGCCATCATCCTGATATTTTTCCTTTGGAGGCGGCACAAGTCGAACCAAGAGCCGGATTTGGAAGAGACCAAGCAGTACCAACCTTATTCATTCGGTGACGCAGACGCCAATCCAATCATACTACCGCCTTCAAGGGCGACCTCCAATTGGAGAAAAACTTCAAGGACAGATCTCGCAGCTAACGATGCTGATTCCATCGCGGTACCGACTGGCGGTATCAGCGCCAACAACAGCTTTAGCAGAAACTCGAACAAGACTAATAACATCTTCACACCAGACGACCAGAACGCCGTCGCCTTACGAAATCATCCATCAACCGTTTTCGAAGAGCCTCCATCTATTTATGGCGGGAATCAAAGATTTAGCACAGGCTCTCTACCGGACATGATGCAAGAAAGACAATTACGAGTCGTAAATCCCGACGACAGCAGAAGCCGCTTAGACGAGATAACCAACGATGGCCAAGATCTAGGCGACGACtatgatgacgatgactTCGAAGACAACTTCCCCAGCACGGGCAGCTCAGGAGATTCGGTGATTGAACGAAAACCCGATTTGTAAAATATAGATTTAAGCATTTTCCCTACACCAAATTAATAAATGATACATTATTCACTACGCATTTCCGTCTATATGGCGCATTTATCTTCCGTGTTCATCTACATCATTTTCGCGTGGAGCCAAAAAAATATATGCTTCCAACCAGAGTCgaactgatgatctccacaTTACTAGTGTGGCGCCTTACCAACTTGGCCATAGAAGCTCACTTATTGGTGTTCTGAGAACATAATTATTTTACATAGCTCACTACAGCAGTCACATGAAACCTCTCATTAACATATCTGTATAAGTAAGTAGCAGTATAATGGCCTTGGGTCGAGTCCAGATTCCCTCAGATGCAGGCAGTGCTCTTTTCTGACAGTTATTGGTGTAACGACGGTTCTATATCACTTTGCACGTAGAAGCTGGCGGTTTTCAGTAACTTCTTTAAAGAAATCATACGCTTATCCGGCAAACTCAGTCTGGAAGTGATTGTGAATAGAGGTGTAAGGCGTATCTGAAATGTTGTTCAGGTCCCTGTGCCACCATGGTGGTATGAGTTTCAGCAGGCTGCCACTTTATCATGTTCGTGCTAtgtctcttcttggtgGCTTAAAGCCATCTGACGGGTCAAAGAAAGGCTCGAAGAGATTGGGTAGAGGTCCATCTAGTGGTAAAGGTAAGACGTCGGGAAGAGGTCAAAAGGGTCAAAAAGCGCGTGGGAAGGTAAAATCGTGGTTTGAAGGTGGTCAGACACCTATTTATAAATTATTCCCAAAGATCGGTTTCACAAACGTCCATGCCAAACCCCTCAATGAATTAAGTCTAAACAGGATCCAATGGTTCCATGATGCGGGTAGATTGAATCTGGGGGCTGGTGAAGTGCTGGACatgaaaaagatgaaagatACCGGGTTGGTGACCGGTACCATAAAGCATGGAGTCAAAATCCTCGCGAATGGTAAGTCCCACTACAATCTACCCATCAGAATTGAGGCATCTAAAGCTACAGCTGATGCCATCAAGACAATTGAAGCGTCAGGTGGGGAGTTCACTGCTCGCTATTTCAATAGGCTGGGATTAAGGGCTCATCTTGTACCTGAGTGGTTCCTCGagaaaagaggaagaatACCTCTGCAGGCAAGACCTACCAGGAGAAAGGAAATCGAGTATTACAGTGATGAAGCCAAGAGAGGCTATTTGATCAAGGAAAACGATGAGCATCTGCTGAGAATTCAGGAGGCAAAGAGGATCGGCGGTGTACACACGGAACGAAAAAGTGCCAGAAAAAATGCATTGCTGTCGCAATTGGAAGATTTACCCAATGACGTACCCTCATCTTGGAGCATAGGTTCTAGCATTATCACCTTGGACCAACTACAGGCGGAGCCACAGCAGAAATAAGGATGTACTGTCAACGGTTACATTACATAGCATGTAAATAATAAACCCTGTAAAACCACCGATTACACCATCCTTTCTTGCAGCATCTGTAAAGCTAGCTGTTTGCGCCTTTCCTCAACGGGATTGACTATCTTCTTGGCGCCTCGTTGTTCAGCGACAGAATTACTCTTGTCGATGTCACCAGATTCGAAAGGTCGTATTATCCGTAATTTATTAGAGCAAATGTTGTATATCCAATCGAAGATGGGTCTCAGTAGCGGCTTAGTAATGTCGGGGAATAGATAGATGAGCTGGAAAGTGTCCGATGCATCACCAACCATGTAATCACTATTTTGCGTAGAAGTTAGCACCTGGAAAAATCTTAGGTAAATCcagcaagaaaagaatgtTATCCAAATTGACAGTAATTGGGCGAAGTGATGGAAAAATACGAGCTGGCCTACAGTTAGAGTACTCATGATGAAAATTGGCAGTAGCTTAAATCTAaagtttttggaaagaaAGCCAAGGTTCTTCAACCGTATGATCGTAGTCTCGGGAAATAGCTGTTTGTAAACGATAGGGAAGCCAATGAGCACTGTGTAGTTTCCATCTAACGGAACATCTATCTTAACACCGGGGATCAACAAAGATGATAGTAACGTTACAGCAACTACAATTACATTTGTTACTGAACCGATTAATAAAGtaaacttcaaaatctcaGCAGAGCTATTCCAATCACGCTCGATGAATGAGCCACCAACCACAAGGTTTATAGTATTAATAGAAATTTTCCAAACGTTGACATCTACCAGGTTTGAAAGTACGATCGAGTAAGGATGATTTAGTATTTCACTAGGTACCATTTGCATGATGGGTGAGTAAACTGAGTCGAATGCGACATCAGAACCGCTCGATACAAGCTTAGAATATTCAAACCGCCTTAAAACAAATAGAACGATGGTGCAGACCATATAGGAAAGCGTTAAAAACGCTGCCGCCGGCGGTATTTTGTTAAACTGCAATAGTGAGTTTGGAGTGCTTATTTCGAGATACCTACATGAATACTGCATTCCTGGAAACTTCCTTAATATCGCCCTTTTAGAGTGAGGGCCAGTGACTTGGCTCCTTCGCTGTCGGTTATCTACTGCATTAAAAGTCCTGAAGATTGAAGTGCCAAAAAAACACTCACGGTGGGGGTCGAACccacaatcttctgattAGAAGTCAGACGCGTTGCCATTACGCCACGCGAGCTTGTAATTTATTGGGGTAAAAACTTAATTTTATTTTATATACGGCGCGCATAATCTCGTGCAACTTTGGCCTTCCCGGCTTCAGGAGCAGTCTTACTGAATTTCAAGGAGCCAGACTTCCTGATATTATCGTCTGAAATTCCATCTTTCATCCAATTGCGAGCGTGAATGAATATAGTAGGAGCTGTTAGCTTTACTGGCAATCCGGCCTGAATAGCCCAAATACTGAAACAAGAGCTGGACTGCCATTCACTCAAGAAATGAGCCTCCCAGTTGAATAATACAATCCGCCGTAGTTTGATTCGTATCCTCCGATCTTTTTATGATAGTTATTTACCCATACAGCTCGAAAATCCACCTTGCGTGCACTCATGGAGGCGAAAAAATGACTTCAATTACTACAAAACATAAATACAAAAGTGACTTGTATCAATGGTGAGAAAGCGATTAACTGCTTTAAGCTATATCCTTCGTAATGATTTCAAGTACATTTCGAGACGTGTTTCACTGACTGTTTTCTTGTTtatcaatctcttcttcgaccGACGGGCTGGATCGCAATTCCCACACTAATCGATTCGGCAGCTCAACTGCAGGTTTCCCTTGGCGTTCATATTTTTCGGTCAGTAATTTTCGGAGGTAtgaatttcttcgatataGCCATTTAAGGTGGTTGATCGTCTTCAAATATATCAAAACCTCCGATCTTCGCTCACTTGGCTCCAAACCCGCCACTACTTCCACAAGGTCATCGTACACATTCCTTAcaagctctcttcttctttgctcGGAGACCACATGGTTTCTGCGCACTTGATCTGAAGATAGtttgttcttcttcggGGCTCTAGGCTTTCTTCTCGGCTTGACAACCTTCGCTGTGATAGCGTGGGGCCTATCCTGATGCAATTCGTTAACGCCTGCATTACCATCGCGATCCATGAATCACTATCCAGCCGCTGGAGTAGTCTCGCTTGAAGTTAAGCACCAGATTAGCGCTAGAATTCAAGACATGTGAAATTCTCACTGCGCGGGCGGTTCTAATACAACAGCTGGAGGAAAGTTGCTAGCAGAAAGAATCAAGACGAATGATCGCATTACCACACCTATTAAAACCTCAGCATCTGGATGTTTATTATCGATAGCTGATTTGAACTGCTCTTTGATTGTGAATGggagaaaaaaaaaagcgACCCCGGTGAGGATTGAACTCACGATCTTGCGATTAACAGTCGCACGCCTTAACCAGCTTGGCCACGGAGTCATAGAAAATGATGTTCTAAGAAAAATCTAAAAATCACTTACAGCAGAAAAGAAGTCACTCTGCTACTAAGGATTACAGTTTGCGCTTGGCGAGCTCTTTTGTTGCGATGCTAAGCACTGAGTTGAGTCCTTCATCCGGTTACGATGAAATACCATTAATGAGATTTCACCGGAGGCCTTCTGCAAACGCAATGTTCAATGTGAACGACAGTCATACTAGGCATCGCCTTACTCAGGCCGATTGATTAACAAGATagaaacaaaaaaaaaaaattgctCTCCTGAGTTTTCTAAGGATACCTCATCGGAACGCTAATGGGTCGACATCTCAGCTGTCACTGCTAACCACTTCAGATCGTTGAGATTTACCCATTTTAAAGCCTGCCGCTGTTCCGATTGCAACCCTCTTTCACTGGCAAAGGAGAGTTAGCAGCATTAACAAGCGGCTGAGTCGATTTCTACCCATCTTATGCAAGAATTAACAGAGACTGGTCGAGTCCCATATTTCCCATATTTTCGTATTTGGAGTCACATTGATGAACGTAATAAGAGCATACATACCCTTTGGCCGACATCTGAAAAAAAGTCAAGTTCTGGCACTATATTTTATCAAATGCTATTTGTCAGATAATATCCCTCAGTGATCAAACTCCAGTAGAGAAAAATTTTGCTTCTCAAGCTGTCCTCAATATCCTGATTTCAGCCGCTGTATACGTTAGATCCTTCGAAAGCTGCCGGCGGTCTTTCTGTCTTTATCCAGAGCTATGTCGGAACTGGTTGTCTCCTTGCCTAATCAAGCAGCGCTGTTATCAATGGCGCCAAGATCTGCACTTTAATTGCCAAGCTACATATCCGTCCAAAGAATTGCCAGAATATGGAGACATCTTCCGTCAGCCTTTTAGGTGGAGCAGACGACATTCGTATTAAATTCTCCCAAAGACATCACTACGACTCGCTAATTGATTTATGATCGGAAAGCTCTAGGATACTGTCAGGAAGCGTATCAGATTACAATTGCTGATTTTATCAGCATAATATAGTATGCATTGAGATGATTTACAAGATGATTAACGATTGCAAGCGAAGAACTAGACGTCTAGCTGAATTCTGTCGGTCTTGAGGCAACaggaaaaaaaataacCGACCCCGGTGAGGATTGAACTCACGATCTTGCGATTAACAGTCGCACGCCTTAACCAGCTTGGCCACGGAgtcttgttgaaggatGCGGGATATGGTACAAGATAATGTTTGGTTCGGTGAGACCCGAGTCCGCACTATGTCCAATGTGCGGACCGGGCTGTTGGTGTCTATCTTTAACATTGGCTGTGCGTCCTTCTTGGTAAGTTAAGTGACTTGTACGGCAGAGGTGTGGAACTGATGATCGTGGTGGTCATTTGC
This genomic interval carries:
- the NDJ1 gene encoding Ndj1p (ancestral locus Anc_3.82); protein product: MTAPQAVSSVALVKIKVENPAEPVSLPPAEFYDSITSSKVADSPSCCFILYCMNKVQLEVEVENGNDNPFELFKDCYKRIKRMRRGQQLQRYFSVSSLRSPLAQDLGDPWDGTTVLKSESDGQVPAASEMSIYPQILRFHRFNSPIDTEKHLKAYLIRFQLVLEKFSSGNLCQLYVNWLKLIESYVELVFRDLIVKWCQYLHSIRAAGQRRSMKASLETLLPKICNRFWRLYFAFHHCIRKSIGSLTTLLSRRAATLNPKSHQKTGSKTTFGLWLDSINGILIFGNGIVSPAADADSQGAHVAPVCGICLDTVAPDTTTKRLILFLNFAIVECFINEID
- the ERG24 gene encoding delta(14)-sterol reductase (ancestral locus Anc_3.81), producing MPSKLNPRTKDVEFGGSLGAIAISVGLPILTIILNQMVRPDYYIKGFFSNFHLAELWNGIKPSNYYFTRFDLWTYYTTWHVVLAVLDVILPGKRMNGVELRDGTKLPYKINGIAVSAAMVLVLAFRWQLTKGQLPELQFLYENHVDLCIITILFALLLSFYCYIASFVPLFRKNGCKTNEKILALGGNTGNPIYDWFIGRELNPRIGPLDIKMFCELRPGMLLWLLINLSCLHHHYLKTGELNNALLLVNLLQGFYIFDGVLNEEGVLTMMDITTDGFGFMLAFGDLTLVPFTYCLQARYLSVSPITLSNYQLMIILGLMTLGFYIFRAANKQKSDFRQGKLPHLKSIATKRGTRLLCDGWWAKSQHINYFGDWLVSLSWCLTTWFQTPLTYYYSAYFAALLIHRQQRDEHKCREKYQASWQEYEKQVPYKIVPYVY
- the HCH1 gene encoding Hch1p (ancestral locus Anc_3.80) encodes the protein MVVLNPNNWHWVDKNTLPWTKEYFEQKLSDLQIISEDGKHKIMLTRVTSVSGDSNVSQRKGKPICYFDLQLTLAIKILQLESEDELASGSLDIPEFMHDETEFEIRYQDFKEFEQLVRTEFYPEIHGILLAYQPTLIREHSKDLQDS
- the POP3 gene encoding Pop3p (ancestral locus Anc_3.79), translating into MSLRAADKKISKKKQIYRPILDNPFTNEGHMWPHVEEQPIVWELLETTILSKVRQFADVPPQEWPWDIVTDFNEIVRRLDGTVGAKEEVILYVCVKDSGVSSVLLQQIPLLCYMYAGEVTLVQLARGALPQIRAAIAQSPLECKDGLLMVRCNGKINENFVKQVKARVAPLQFPWLDSIKYLPADVKMVRTSLPAAKR
- the WSC2 gene encoding Wsc2p (ancestral locus Anc_3.78) codes for the protein MYDGDSMTVGRLWSAGWLLLLCSGMWARGVEGAVFNEQGCYSATDLLNAGLTFQGTYQWQSVSYCQEHCGDAAVVALSNGDGCYCGNSASFLSSLKTTDGCDTKCAGWPYQTCGGSSAMDVYVNAKYQSALTSSPSSSASSSSTSTSSASSSTSSSSPSTSSSATASSSSSSSSTSSTSSSSSTSTSTSTSTSTSSSSSSSSSSSSSSSSSSSSSSSSSSSSSSITSTSSTSSTSSSSITANPSTSIQYTTHIVTTSVSTDSNQQPQTVYITTTSMASEPSSSSSSDPNSLSAVGKGSKGKNGLSGGAIAGIVVGVLVGVAILAIILIFFLWRRHKSNQEPDLEETKQYQPYSFGDADANPIILPPSRATSNWRKTSRTDLAANDADSIAVPTGGISANNSFSRNSNKTNNIFTPDDQNAVALRNHPSTVFEEPPSIYGGNQRFSTGSLPDMMQERQLRVVNPDDSRSRLDEITNDGQDLGDDYDDDDFEDNFPSTGSSGDSVIERKPDL
- the MRPL10 gene encoding mitochondrial 54S ribosomal protein uL15m (ancestral locus Anc_3.77), producing MLFRSLCHHGGMSFSRLPLYHVRAMSLLGGLKPSDGSKKGSKRLGRGPSSGKGKTSGRGQKGQKARGKVKSWFEGGQTPIYKLFPKIGFTNVHAKPLNELSLNRIQWFHDAGRLNLGAGEVLDMKKMKDTGLVTGTIKHGVKILANGKSHYNLPIRIEASKATADAIKTIEASGGEFTARYFNRLGLRAHLVPEWFLEKRGRIPLQARPTRRKEIEYYSDEAKRGYLIKENDEHLLRIQEAKRIGGVHTERKSARKNALLSQLEDLPNDVPSSWSIGSSIITLDQLQAEPQQK
- a CDS encoding uncharacterized protein (ancestral locus Anc_3.76), with translation MQYSCRYLEISTPNSLLQFNKIPPAAAFLTLSYMVCTIVLFVLRRFEYSKLVSSGSDVAFDSVYSPIMQMVPSEILNHPYSIVLSNLVDVNVWKISINTINLVVGGSFIERDWNSSAEILKFTLLIGSVTNVIVVAVTLLSSLLIPGVKIDVPLDGNYTVLIGFPIVYKQLFPETTIIRLKNLGFLSKNFRFKLLPIFIMSTLTVGQLVFFHHFAQLLSIWITFFSCWIYLRFFQVLTSTQNSDYMVGDASDTFQLIYLFPDITKPLLRPIFDWIYNICSNKLRIIRPFESGDIDKSNSVAEQRGAKKIVNPVEERRKQLALQMLQERMV
- the INO4 gene encoding Ino4p (ancestral locus Anc_3.75); translation: MDRDGNAGVNELHQDRPHAITAKVVKPRRKPRAPKKNKLSSDQVRRNHVVSEQRRRELVRNVYDDLVEVVAGLEPSERRSEVLIYLKTINHLKWLYRRNSYLRKLLTEKYERQGKPAVELPNRLVWELRSSPSVEEEIDKQENSQ